A region of Culicoides brevitarsis isolate CSIRO-B50_1 chromosome 1, AGI_CSIRO_Cbre_v1, whole genome shotgun sequence DNA encodes the following proteins:
- the LOC134827151 gene encoding putative phosphatidate phosphatase: protein MSDDTRKILSKIIIDIILLCFVGFPILFYFLWGSSYKRGFFCDDESLKHPFKESTVKSWMLYLYGIVLPTLAIVLTEFFRCRRKGDTRRYRLFDMSIPDWISNSYNNIGIFGFGAAATQLVVDIAKYQIGRYRPHFINLCNPRFEDGSTCDNPKNLGIYHENFTCANPDITTRQEKEMRLSFPSGHSSFSAYTMVYCAIYLHARMNWQGSKLLKHFFQYLLLLITWYTCLSRISDYKHHWSDVLAGASLGVIGALITSQFISDLFAKYKSSMLPTTRVSNDRPDHVYRVP from the exons atgagtgacGATAcgcgaaaaattttgtcaaaaatcatcattgaCATCATTTTGCTGTGCTTCGTTGGATTTCCCATACTGTTCTACTTCCTATGGGGCTCGTCATACAAACGCGGCTTCTTTTGCGACGATGAGTCACTGAAACATCCATTCAAGGAATCCACCGTCAAAAGTTGGATGCTCTATTTGTACGGAATTGTCTTGCCCACACTCGCCATCGTCCTCACGGAATTCTTCCGTTGTCGTCGCAAGGGTGACACTCGCCGCTACCGCCTTTTCGACATGAGCATCCCCGATTGGATCAGCAACTCGTACAACAACATTGGAATTTTCGGCTTTGGAGCTGCTGCAACGCAACTTGTCGTTGATATtgcaaaatatcaaattgGCAGATACCGCCCGCACTTTATCAACTTGTGCAATCCACGCTTTGAAGATGGCTCGACTTGCGATAATCCCAAAAATCTCGGAATTTATCACGAAAACTTCACGTGCGCCAATCCTGACATCACAACGCGACAAGAAAAGGAGATGCGTCTCTCATTCCCGAGCGGACATTCCAGCTTTTCGGCATACACGATGGTCTATTGTGCCATATATTTGCATGCACGTATGAACTGGCAAGGCAGTAAGTTGTTGAAACACTTTTTCCAGTATCTTTTGCTGCTAATTACGTGGTACACTTGTTTGTCGCGCATCTCCGACTACAAACATCACTGGTCTGATGTTCTTGCGGGGGCATCTTTGGGCGTAATTGGCGCCCTTATCACATCACAATTCATATCCGACCTTTTCGCCAAGTACAAATCGTCAATGTTGCCAACGACACG TGTAAGTAACGATCGACCGGATCATGTTTACCGGGTGCCGTAA